A DNA window from Xyrauchen texanus isolate HMW12.3.18 chromosome 6, RBS_HiC_50CHRs, whole genome shotgun sequence contains the following coding sequences:
- the LOC127645495 gene encoding dual specificity protein phosphatase 18-like, giving the protein MSISQITPTLFLSGADAPRNQALMTRKGITLIVNVTLSHTCPIYPGVECLRVAVSDLPNARLGDHFEPVAARIHNNRAGGTLVHCVAGMSRSPALIMAYLMKYKGVNLRQAHNWVKESRPYIQLNTGFWAQLLDYEKKLYGKNTVKVAEPLDPLPIPRTPKLTTKYSMRQCPPSPRLGRLRKYTSFAL; this is encoded by the coding sequence ATGTCGATATCACAGATAACACCAACTCTCTTCCTGAGCGGGGCTGATGCTCCTAGGAATCAGGCACTCATGACCCGCAAAGGGATTACACTCATTGTGAATGTGACCCTGTCCCACACCTGCCCTATCTACCCGGGCGTGGAGTGTCTACGTGTTGCCGTGTCCGACCTCCCCAATGCCCGTCTGGGTGATCATTTTGAACCCGTGGCAGCTCGAATCCACAACAACAGGGCTGGGGGAACCTTAGTGCACTGTGTTGCAGGCATGAGTCGCTCACCTGCACTGATTATGGCCTACCTCATGAAATACAAAGGAGTGAACCTACGGCAGGCACATAACTGGGTTAAAGAGAGTCGACCCTATATTCAACTTAATACAGGATTCTGGGCCCAACTCCTAGACTATGAGAAGAAATTGTATGGTAAGAATACTGTGAAGGTGGCCGAACCATTGGATCCACTGCCAATCCCCAGAACACCAAAACTGACTACCAAGTATAGCATGAGACAGTGCCCTCCATCTCCAAGGCTTGGCCGACTTAGAAAATATACATCTTTTGCTCTTTAA
- the LOC127645361 gene encoding erythroferrone-like, with the protein MKLRHGARGVVLALLLSVLSTTCTTQESDESMEIQEENSTVSTESPETVSSDIAFVSPHRAWIAFRDNSNKDGNKKPRGNKRLSKHGLPGPPGPPGPQGPPGPPGPLLPHHEELIQDFQGQLKEMVGTHCLLCDQPPRVATAFRCRLHHNLLVHRRSLQEVQPFNTPSNTEQFHQRGQGFNTSSGRYTAPVSGFYQLTASLLLESSESQKRPQARQRDSVKASICIESLCQSNMSLETVMGVSATGGVFSIPLTGTLYLQAGEYVSILIDNGTGSALTILQDSLFSGILIGV; encoded by the exons ATGAAGCTCAGGCATGGGGCAAGAGGGGTAGTGCTGGCCTTGCTGCTAAGCGTACTGTCGACTACATGTACTACACAAGAGAGCGATGAGAGTATGGAGATCCAAGAGGAGAACAGTACTGTCAGCACTGAGAGCCCT GAGACTGTATCCTCTGACATAGCCTTTGTGAGCCCCCACAGGGCATGGATAGCCTTTAGGGACAACTCCAACAAGGATGGAAATAAGAAACCAAGAGGAAACAAAAGACTCTCCAAG CATGGCCTTCCAGGTCCACCAGGACCTCCTGGTCCCCAGGGGCCTCCTGGTCCACCTGGCCCCCTACTGCCTCATCATGAAGAATTGATACAGGACTTCCAAGGCCAACTGAAAG AGATGGTAGGAACCCACTGTCTGCTCTGTGATCAACCCCCTCGTGTGGCGACAGCTTTCCGCTGCCGACTGCACCACAACCTGCTGGTCCACCGTCGCAGTCTGCAGGAGGTCCAGCCCTTTAACACT CCGTCAAACACAGAACAGTTCCATCAGAGAGGACAGGGCTTTAACACCAGCAGTGGCCGGTACACAGCTCCTGTGTCTGGGTTCTACCAGCTCACAGCTAGTCTGCTATTAG AATCCAGTGAGTCTCAGAAGAGGCCTCAGGCCAGGCAGAGGGACAGTGTCAAGGCCTCCATATGTATAGAGTCTCTTTGTCAGAGTAATAT GTCTCTTGAGACAGTGATGGGTGTAAGCGCTACAGGGGGAGTATTCAGTATTCCCCTCACAGGAACTCTTTACCTACAG GCTGGAGAGTACGTGTCTATTCTAATCGACAATGGAACAGGCTCAGCCCTCACAATTCTCCAAGATAGTCTGTTTTCTGGCATCCTTATTGGTGTATGA
- the LOC127645458 gene encoding vesicle transport protein SFT2C-like, whose translation MAELNRQLQEYLAQSKSGSKTVSQPSSSTTIDIDEPAAVSGSWFGQWSSPFSGSSSRGASSGQGSSSGFSWPWSSEPDPCLPGMSRSQRLIAFGTCIIFSALCFGLSALYAPVLLLKARKFALLWSLGSVFALLGAAVLRGPSKLIATPTPGAAVYLCSLVGTLYAALSLHSTLLTALGACLQITAIVGYIVAFLPGGSAGMRFMGGMAASAIKRTLSGKTMPI comes from the coding sequence ATGGCCGAATTAAACAGACAACTCCAGGAATATTTGGCCCAGTCCAAAAGCGGTTCGAAGACGGTATCACAGCCCAGCTCTAGCACCACCATAGACATCGATGAGCCCGCGGCGGTGTCGGGGAGCTGGTTCGGGCAGTGGTCGAGTCCGTTCTCTGGCTCCAGCAGTCGTGGAGCTTCATCAGGACAGGGATCGAGCAGTGGCTTCTCATGGCCGTGGTCATCAGAACCGGACCCGTGTTTGCCGGGCATGAGTCGATCCCAGCGACTAATCGCATTCGGGACGTGTATCATCTTCTCGGCTCTGTGCTTTGGACTGTCAGCGCTGTACGCTCCTGTGCTCCTGTTGAAGGCGCGCAAGTTCGCCCTTCTTTGGTCGCTCGGCTCCGTGTTCGCGCTGCTTGGTGCGGCCGTCCTCCGTGGACCCAGTAAACTCATTGCGACTCCCACACCGGGAGCAGCCGTGTATCTGTGCTCTCTGGTGGGCACCCTGTACGCGGCGTTAAGTCTTCACAGCACGTTGCTGACCGCTCTCGGTGCCTGCCTTCAGATCACTGCTATTGTGGGATATATCGTGGCTTTTCTGCCGGGTGGGAGTGCTGGCATGAGATTTATGGGTGGCATGGCTGCGTCGGCCATCAAAAGAACTTTGAGCGGCAAGACCATGCCGATATGA